In Chryseobacterium sp. C-71, the genomic window ATGTATAATTGCCACGAAGATATGATATAATTTGAAAATTTAAAAATTTAATAATTTGAAAATGAATGAATAAAAGCCTTTTTGTAAACAATATGACGAATTATCATGCTGTTAGAAATTTTCAAATTATCTCATTACCAAATTTTCAAATTAACACGTATCTTTGCACCCACGAGAAAGTCGGCTTGTTGATTCTTATTTCGGTAAGGGTAGGAAAGTCCGGACACCATAGAGCAGCAAAGCGGATAACATCCGTCATCCGTGAGGATAGGACAAGTGCAACAGAAAGCAGGTACAGTTCGGCTGTAGTGAAACCAGGTAAACTCTTTGCGGTGCAATGATAAGTATATCGGTTCTTTTCAGCAATGAAAATAGGGGCGGCTCGTCCTGAAAGCCGAGGGGTAATCAGCTCAAGTTTTGCAGCAATGTAAGACGCAGATAAATAACAGGCACTTTTTTAAAGTACAAAATCCGGCTTATAGATTTTCTCGTGGTTTTTAAATTAAATTGCCACGAATACACTAATGTTTTTAGAGATTTTCTTTAAAATTAATTCGTGGATTCGTGGCAATTTTTATATTATTTGAGCTTTTTACTCGCTTTCCAATTATTTTTTTGCTTCATCCAAACTCAATTTGTCCTCCTCAGATAATTTATGATATTGTAGAATCATTTTCTCCAAAGTATTTGTTTCAAATTGATTTTTTCAAATATTTAGATAAGACGTTTTTAAGATTTAATTAAAACCAAATGAGATTTTTGTAAGATTTTCGTATTTCTGATTTGTTCCAGATTTGTAATAAAATAAACAAAGATGAAAAAAGAAATTATTTTAAAAGAAGGTTTTAAATCTAACGCAGCGGGATGCTCGACATTCTTAGTTGCTTTTGTCATTTTATTTATAATGCTTGTTATCGATGGTATATATATGAGTTATGAAAATGAGGCCAATTTAACTTTTCTTACTATTTTTCTGCCTTTAATTGGAGCTGTTTTTACGTATTCAGTAGTAGCTTTTCATGAAGGTGGTTGCGAACCCGAAGAATTATTAAGCATTACAGAAAATGGTTTGTATTATCATCTTAAAAATGTTCAAATTCAGTGGGATCAGATCTCGGAAATCCAGATTATTGATAATGTAATTTCTGTAACTGTGGATTCAGATCCGGAAAAAGATTTCAAACTTAAATTAAATATTACAGATTTTTATACGCTACGAATGACAGTCGATGAACTTGTGAAAATCATTAATTGTTATTATAAAAAAGATATTTATACCTACACTTCATCGCCATCTTGCGGATGCTGTTAATTCAGTTATTTGCTATGAAAACTGTTTTAAAAACAATATAATAATCTTTATTAGCTTACATTATGAAACCGGAATTAAACCCTGTACTGTTAACTTCAAACGAATTAAATTATTCCGAAAATCCCTTGTGGAAAAGAATTGCCGAATATCAAATCGATCAGCCCAATGCGGCACTTCCGTTTTCCAGAAAACTGGGGCAGACGGAAGGTTGGACGAGGAGATTCTGTCTTTTAGCCATTGAAGAATATAAACGATTTATTTATTTGTGCTGCGTATCTAAAAATGGAGCTTCACCTTCAATGATGGTAGATAAAGTTTGGCACATGCATTTACTTTACACTACCGAATATTGGAAAGAATTTTGTCCTAATATTTTAGAAAGAGAGCTCCATCATTTCCCTAGTTTAGGCGGAGTTACTGCCTTCAACAAACATCAAGATTGGTATTTAGAAACCTTAAAGTTATACATTATAGTATTTAAACAAAATCCGCCAAAAGCTTTTTGGAAAATTCCCAAACAAATTATTCCATTTTTACAGCCAGACTCAATTGCTGATGAAAATTATATAAGGCAGTTGAGTTGGAAGAAGACTTTTAAAAATTGGTATTCAAAAGCCTTCAATTATTTTCGTGACAAATCTCGCTTGAGATGATGGTTTTTGACTTTATTCGCTTTCCAACTGCTTTTTAGCATCATCCAAACCTGCTCGATCTTCTTTTGAAAGTGTAGGATATTTCAAATCCATTTTTTCTAAAGTATCAATAATGATTTGTATTGCAGATAATCTTGCAAACCATTTATTGTCAGCCGGAATCACATACCAAGGTGCTTCATCTTTAGAAGTCTCATTGATTGCGGTTTCGTAGCAATTCATGTATTCATCAAACAAAGCTCTTTCGGGTAGATCTGCTGCAGAGAATTTCCAATTTTTTTCCTGTTCGTTGATTCTGTCTAATAATCTTTTCTTTTGTTCGTCTTTAGAAACATGAAGGAAAATTTTAATAATAGTAGTTCCGTTTTGAGCCAAATGTTTTTCGAAATTTCTAATGCTTTCGTAACGATTATCCCAAAATTCTTTATCAAAATCTTTTACAGAAGTCCAGGTTTTCTCGCTTAAATTATACTCGGGATGTACTTTACAAACCAAAACACTTTCATAGTGTGAGCGGTTGAAAATTCCTATCATTCCTTTTTGGGGTACTGCTAAATAATGTCTCCACAAAAAGTCATGAGCATATTCTTTTGAGCTCGGTGTTTTAAAACTCATCACATTACAGCCTTGAGGATTTACACCGCCAAAAACGTGTTCTATGAGACTGTCTTTGCCTGCCGCATCCATTGCTTGAAGCACAACCAAAAGAGATTTACTTCCATCTGCATATAGTTTTTCCTGCAACTCACGAAGTTTTTCTTTTTCTTGAATTAAGATCTGAACACCTTCCTCTTTAGTAAGTTTCCCTTTATATTCTGTATCAGTTTTTTTTATTGAAAATTTGTCCTTTATGATGAAGTCGTCTGAAAAATTATTTGTCATATTGTAATAATTTAAGTGAAAGTTTTAAAATTTAAATATTGAAGATATCATTTAAGAATTTAACCTTATATAAATATAACAAAAAAAACCGCCTCATGTGAGACGGTTTAATATTATTTTAAAATATTATTAGTTTCTTGCAGCTACTTTCTTAGCAGTTTTAGCAGCTTTCTTTTCAGCTTTTGCAGCCGCCTTTTGTTCAGCAGGTGTCAAAACTTTAGGTTCAGGAGCGTTTGCGTTTACATCACCTTTGATGTAGATGATACTTCTGCTGTTTACAGGGTCATTAGAAAATACTTCAATCATTTTGTTGAAAGGACCTGCGTTAGCTGTAGCATATCCTACTTTAATTTTAGCAGATTTACCTGGTAAAATTGGGTCTTGGCTAAATTCAGGAGTTGTACACCCGCAAGCAGGTTTTACGTTTGAAATAATCAAAGGCTTATCACCTGTGTTAGTTACAGTAAAAAATCTTGTACCGTCAGAATTTGGTTTAATTGCACCATATTCGTAAGTAGTTTTGTCGAATGTAATTGTTTGTGCAGATGCTAAAGCAATAGTTCCGAATAATGCAATTCCTGCAAGTAATGTTTTCATAAGTAGATATTTATTAAATTTTTAAGGTCTTATGTTATCGCCTATTTTTACTAGTGCTTGTTTCACAAGTCGGCCTTGGCGATTTCATATTCCTGAATGTTAATATGTTTGTTAGATAAATTTTGAGAAACAAAGTTAAAAATTATTTTAATTAATGCTTACATTTTTTTACTTTAAACTATTTTTGCAGATTATAAGATAAAGAAACCAGAATTTATGCAGATTTCAGAAAAGTATAATCCACAGGAAACAGAACAGAAATGGTACAACTACTGGCTGGAAAACAAATATTTCCACTCAGAACCCAACGAGAAGCCGCCGTATACGGTCGTAATTCCGCCGCCAAACGTCACAGGAATTCTTCACATGGGGCATATGTTGAATAACACCATTCAGGATGTTTTGGTACGTCGTGCAAGAATGCAGGGCTTCAATGCCTGCTGGGTTCCGGGAACAGACCACGCTTCAATTGCTACTGAAGCGAAAGTTGTTGCTAAACTGAAGTCTGAGGGAATCAATAAATCTGATATCACCCGTGAAGAATTTTTGAAACACGCATGGGACTGGACTGATAAATACGGAGGAACAATTTTAGAGCAATTAAAAAAACTAGGTTGCTCTTGTGATTGGGACAGAACCCGCTTTACTCTGGAAGATAAAATGTCTCAGCAGGTCATTAAGAGTTTTGTTGATTTATACAACAAAGGTCTTATCTACAGAGGATACAGAATGGTGAACTGGGATCCGGAGGCAAAAACCAATATTTCTGACGAAGAAGTAATCTTTAAAGAGCAAAACGGGAAATTATATTTCCTTAAATATAAAATCGAAGGTACAGAAGAGTTCCTATCAGTTGCTACAACGCGTCCTGAAACTATTTTCGGAGATACTGCCGTTTGTATCAATCCTAATGATGAGAGATATGCTCATTTAAAAGGCAAAAATGTAATTGTACCGATTGTCAACAGAATCGTTCCTATCATTGAAGACGAATATGTTGATATCGAATTTGGAACAGGTGCTTTAAAAATTACGCCTGCTCATGATATTAATGACTACGAAATCGGACAAAAGCACAATCTTCCAATGATTGATGTTTTGGATGATGATGGAAACTTAAATGAACAGGGACTTCATTATGCCGGAAAAAACAGATTTGATGTAAGAAAGCAAATAGCAAAAGAATTAGAAGAAAATGATCTTTTACTAAAAGCAGAAGATTACGTCAATAAAGTAGGAACTTCTGAAAGAACAGGTGCAGTTATTGAACCTAAAGTTTCTGTTCAGTGGTTTTTAAAAATGTCTGATATCGCAAAACCTGCATTAGATGTTGTGATGGATGATGAAGTGAAATTCTATCCTGAAAAATTTAAAAATACCTACAAACACTGGATGGACAACATCCGTGATTGGAATATATCTCGTCAGCTTTGGTGGGGACAGCAGATTCCTGCATTCTACTATGGTGATGGCGAAAATGATTTTGTAGTTGCAGAAGATAAATACCAAGCTTTAGTAGTTTTAGAAGAGCAAAAAGGAATTATAGCTCAACTTGAAGATTTAAGACAAGACGAAGATGCCCTTGATACTTGGTTCTCATCATGGTTGTGGCCAATGTCGGTTTTTGACGGCTTACTTGATCCTGATAATAAAGACATCAATTATTAC contains:
- a CDS encoding valine--tRNA ligase, which codes for MQISEKYNPQETEQKWYNYWLENKYFHSEPNEKPPYTVVIPPPNVTGILHMGHMLNNTIQDVLVRRARMQGFNACWVPGTDHASIATEAKVVAKLKSEGINKSDITREEFLKHAWDWTDKYGGTILEQLKKLGCSCDWDRTRFTLEDKMSQQVIKSFVDLYNKGLIYRGYRMVNWDPEAKTNISDEEVIFKEQNGKLYFLKYKIEGTEEFLSVATTRPETIFGDTAVCINPNDERYAHLKGKNVIVPIVNRIVPIIEDEYVDIEFGTGALKITPAHDINDYEIGQKHNLPMIDVLDDDGNLNEQGLHYAGKNRFDVRKQIAKELEENDLLLKAEDYVNKVGTSERTGAVIEPKVSVQWFLKMSDIAKPALDVVMDDEVKFYPEKFKNTYKHWMDNIRDWNISRQLWWGQQIPAFYYGDGENDFVVAEDKYQALVVLEEQKGIIAQLEDLRQDEDALDTWFSSWLWPMSVFDGLLDPDNKDINYYYPTSDLVTGPDIIFFWVARMIMAGLEFKGEVPFKNVYFTGIVRDKQRRKMSKQLGNSPDPLDLISQYGADGVRVGSLLSSAAGNDLLFDEDLMVQGRNFMTKIWNAFRLTQNWIKEDKPLIASDIQAIEWFENQLNKSIAEINDQFDKFRISDALHLIQKLVKDDFCGWYLEAIKPNYGEGISKEVYDQTIVFFEELMKLLHPFMPFLSEELWQLISERKPEEALVIAQQKKAEGFNEEIIKNFETAEEIISGIRNYRQTKGISPREAVEVYTNATNFENEAVVKKLASISEIHFNEKTDKPSFTFLVGSTEVSIPLSEKLDLEEEKKKTEEEVKYLKGFLISVDKKLSNEKFVANAKPEVVEVERKKQKDAQDKIAILEEKLKTL
- a CDS encoding polyphosphate kinase 2 family protein, which codes for MTNNFSDDFIIKDKFSIKKTDTEYKGKLTKEEGVQILIQEKEKLRELQEKLYADGSKSLLVVLQAMDAAGKDSLIEHVFGGVNPQGCNVMSFKTPSSKEYAHDFLWRHYLAVPQKGMIGIFNRSHYESVLVCKVHPEYNLSEKTWTSVKDFDKEFWDNRYESIRNFEKHLAQNGTTIIKIFLHVSKDEQKKRLLDRINEQEKNWKFSAADLPERALFDEYMNCYETAINETSKDEAPWYVIPADNKWFARLSAIQIIIDTLEKMDLKYPTLSKEDRAGLDDAKKQLESE
- a CDS encoding DUF1573 domain-containing protein: MKTLLAGIALFGTIALASAQTITFDKTTYEYGAIKPNSDGTRFFTVTNTGDKPLIISNVKPACGCTTPEFSQDPILPGKSAKIKVGYATANAGPFNKMIEVFSNDPVNSRSIIYIKGDVNANAPEPKVLTPAEQKAAAKAEKKAAKTAKKVAARN